One window of Rhodopirellula bahusiensis genomic DNA carries:
- a CDS encoding tetratricopeptide repeat protein translates to MASDELYERYNEIEKIIDDEKFEEAIAGLKPLVEEDESFVLAHLALARVYTKTGQHEEAIEHGKKACELEPEDAFNFTAMSVTYQRAWAGTQNQAYIAAAEDAMARAQQLNAM, encoded by the coding sequence ATGGCCAGCGACGAACTTTACGAACGGTACAACGAAATCGAAAAAATCATCGACGATGAGAAATTCGAAGAAGCCATCGCGGGGCTGAAACCGTTGGTGGAAGAAGACGAATCGTTTGTGCTCGCTCACCTGGCGCTCGCTCGCGTCTACACCAAAACGGGCCAGCACGAAGAAGCGATCGAGCACGGTAAGAAGGCTTGCGAGTTGGAACCTGAAGACGCGTTCAACTTCACCGCGATGAGCGTCACCTACCAACGGGCTTGGGCCGGAACGCAAAACCAGGCCTACATCGCTGCCGCGGAAGACGCGATGGCGCGAGCTCAACAACTCAACGCGATGTAG
- a CDS encoding FAD-binding oxidoreductase: MSPSLFFAAIFVGSCVLMFVGSADAIEEWEWKRLTRKQLPKLRSGDQFRPAPKESVEQPEASSRTDVSQHPSGWKGWRSVVVQSTKDESPDCRSFVLAPSEGDSFPPFLGGQYLTVRLKDPSTGKNVSRCYSLSSGPDEPHYRITVKRVPGGAMSNLLHDTIRVGDRVEIQAPKGKFHYSISESHGLEPQPLNLIAAGIGITPMLSMMFQSLNERADREVNLFYQVRNAIDAPFLAPIREIAKMLEKNTGVRVHLWFSKPEDEDIQPGDSVGRLSAEQIVDRLGHHRGEYLICGPDVFMSGIADGLINCGASEERVMFESFGGKSKSAGALAVPACEPSDDLTDASVGLLVTFRTSEKNAAFESGMEGLLDVAESLDVDVDSGCRSGDCGACVRRLLSGEVRYAELPECDVEEGEAVLCVAKPVSEVVVDA, translated from the coding sequence GTGTCTCCATCGTTGTTTTTTGCCGCGATCTTTGTCGGAAGCTGCGTCCTGATGTTCGTCGGTAGCGCGGACGCGATCGAGGAATGGGAATGGAAACGGCTGACCCGTAAACAGCTTCCAAAACTTCGAAGCGGAGACCAGTTTCGGCCGGCACCCAAAGAATCGGTCGAGCAACCGGAAGCTTCGTCGAGGACGGATGTGTCGCAGCATCCGAGTGGCTGGAAAGGTTGGCGTTCGGTTGTCGTGCAATCGACGAAAGACGAATCGCCCGACTGCCGGTCGTTTGTGCTTGCGCCGAGTGAGGGCGATTCGTTCCCACCATTCTTGGGCGGGCAGTATTTGACCGTTCGGTTGAAAGATCCCTCGACGGGCAAGAACGTTTCTCGCTGTTACAGCCTATCCAGTGGTCCCGATGAGCCGCACTACCGGATCACGGTGAAGCGCGTGCCGGGCGGAGCGATGAGCAATCTGTTGCACGACACAATTCGCGTTGGCGACCGAGTTGAAATTCAGGCACCGAAGGGAAAGTTCCATTATTCGATTTCCGAAAGCCATGGCCTGGAGCCTCAGCCGTTGAATCTGATCGCGGCGGGCATTGGGATCACTCCGATGTTGTCGATGATGTTCCAAAGCTTGAACGAGCGAGCGGATCGAGAGGTCAATTTGTTCTATCAAGTTCGAAACGCGATCGACGCTCCGTTTCTGGCACCGATTCGCGAGATCGCGAAAATGCTGGAGAAGAACACGGGCGTTCGCGTTCACCTTTGGTTCAGCAAACCGGAAGATGAGGACATTCAGCCGGGCGACTCCGTTGGACGATTGTCAGCGGAGCAGATTGTGGATCGTCTCGGTCACCATCGCGGTGAATATTTGATCTGCGGCCCGGATGTGTTCATGAGCGGGATCGCCGATGGTTTGATCAATTGCGGTGCATCGGAAGAGCGCGTGATGTTCGAATCGTTCGGCGGGAAGTCGAAGTCCGCGGGCGCTTTGGCGGTGCCAGCTTGCGAGCCTTCTGATGATTTAACCGATGCGTCGGTTGGATTGCTCGTCACATTTCGAACAAGTGAAAAGAACGCCGCTTTCGAGTCCGGGATGGAAGGATTGTTGGACGTGGCTGAATCGCTGGACGTTGATGTCGATTCGGGTTGCCGGTCGGGCGATTGTGGTGCTTGCGTCCGTCGTTTGCTCTCGGGTGAAGTTCGCTACGCCGAGTTACCAGAGTGCGACGTGGAAGAAGGCGAAGCGGTCCTGTGCGTTGCTAAGCCGGTCAGCGAAGTCGTCGTCGACGCGTGA
- a CDS encoding SDR family NAD(P)-dependent oxidoreductase: protein MGLTLPTKFPSAIVTGASAGLGLHVSRSLLSQSYPVTLLGRNPERLQLAVETLSSEFDDEFIDSFVGDACDASAMQQLVQQHVARFGSLDALVNVVGRSDRGLLINSSADELESMFRDNVVSAWTCSRAAHEELKKSRGAIVNLGSLASRVAPRYLGGYVIAKHALVGFSRQLRMELESDGIHVGVVCPGPIRRDDDQPIDRYQTDTKAGVPATAAQPGGGAKLKGLPPEAVAHAVLRCIQSRKIEIVMPPKVRVLMAINAVSPRLADWLLSKSTA, encoded by the coding sequence ATGGGTTTGACTCTGCCAACGAAGTTTCCCTCAGCGATCGTCACGGGAGCCTCGGCGGGCCTGGGTCTGCATGTCAGCCGGAGCCTGCTCAGCCAAAGCTACCCCGTCACGCTGTTGGGCCGAAATCCAGAACGTCTTCAGCTTGCAGTGGAAACACTGTCGAGTGAGTTCGATGATGAATTCATCGATTCCTTTGTGGGTGATGCGTGCGACGCAAGCGCGATGCAGCAACTCGTTCAGCAACACGTTGCTCGGTTTGGTTCGTTGGACGCACTTGTCAACGTCGTCGGTCGAAGCGATCGTGGACTTCTGATCAATAGCAGCGCGGACGAACTGGAATCCATGTTTCGTGACAACGTTGTCTCCGCATGGACATGCAGCCGCGCCGCTCACGAGGAACTGAAAAAGTCACGCGGCGCGATCGTCAATCTCGGTTCACTCGCATCGCGAGTCGCCCCGCGATACCTGGGCGGCTACGTCATCGCAAAGCACGCCTTGGTCGGTTTTTCGCGTCAGCTTCGGATGGAATTGGAATCCGACGGAATTCACGTCGGTGTCGTGTGCCCCGGCCCCATCCGTCGCGACGATGACCAACCGATCGACCGCTACCAAACCGACACCAAAGCGGGCGTGCCCGCCACGGCCGCTCAACCTGGCGGCGGTGCAAAACTGAAAGGCTTGCCGCCCGAGGCAGTCGCTCATGCAGTGTTGCGATGCATTCAAAGTCGCAAGATCGAAATTGTGATGCCGCCCAAAGTCCGAGTCCTGATGGCGATCAACGCCGTCTCACCCAGACTCGCCGATTGGCTGCTCAGCAAAAGCACCGCCTGA
- a CDS encoding SDR family oxidoreductase, giving the protein MSLKDKVVAITGGGTGIGAGIARELAMAGAKVTIGGRREAPLKEVAGSIDSPTPVRTHTIDVADNDSIEAFFQDVRTNVGEVDILVNSAGINIAKRTMAEMDPDEWDRVLRINATGAYRCMHQVISGMRDRHDGLIINISSVAGKRAITLGGVVYCASKFAMTAMGTAVANEVRHEGVRITNVYPGEVNTPILDNRPVPVSQEHKESILQPEDIASVVLSICHLPPRACVPEIVIKPTTQEWV; this is encoded by the coding sequence ATGAGTTTGAAAGACAAAGTCGTTGCCATCACCGGTGGAGGCACCGGAATCGGTGCGGGAATCGCTCGCGAATTGGCCATGGCCGGTGCGAAAGTCACGATCGGCGGGCGTCGCGAAGCACCTCTGAAGGAGGTCGCTGGTTCGATTGATTCGCCCACCCCTGTCCGAACGCACACCATCGATGTCGCGGACAACGACAGCATCGAAGCGTTCTTCCAAGACGTTCGGACCAACGTTGGCGAAGTGGACATTTTGGTCAACAGTGCCGGCATCAACATCGCCAAACGAACCATGGCGGAAATGGATCCCGATGAATGGGATCGCGTTCTCCGAATCAACGCAACCGGCGCCTACCGCTGCATGCACCAGGTCATCAGCGGAATGCGAGACCGGCACGATGGGCTGATCATCAACATCTCGTCCGTCGCGGGAAAGCGAGCCATCACGCTGGGCGGAGTCGTTTACTGTGCCAGCAAATTCGCGATGACGGCGATGGGCACCGCCGTTGCCAACGAAGTCCGTCACGAAGGTGTTCGGATCACCAACGTTTATCCGGGCGAAGTCAACACGCCGATCTTGGACAATCGTCCGGTCCCGGTCAGCCAAGAGCACAAGGAATCGATCCTGCAACCGGAAGACATCGCTTCGGTCGTGCTGTCGATCTGCCACCTGCCTCCTCGAGCATGTGTGCCTGAAATCGTGATCAAACCCACCACGCAGGAATGGGTTTGA
- a CDS encoding glutathione peroxidase — MSRFLLLTLALGCLMNTPQSVSAADSTADHECVLAHEAETIEGKEVDLHDYEGKVVLIVNVASKCGYTKQYAGLQSLYEAHKEDGLVILGFPCNQFGSQEPGTNSDILEFCSARFNVTFPMMSKVDVNGDDASPLYKQLTSVESKPAGKGPISWNFEKFLIGRDGQVVGRYKSKVAPADDELVSAIKAALKG, encoded by the coding sequence ATGTCACGTTTTTTGCTTCTCACGCTCGCCCTGGGTTGTCTGATGAATACTCCTCAATCCGTCTCCGCCGCCGATTCCACGGCTGATCATGAATGCGTGTTGGCTCACGAAGCCGAAACCATTGAAGGCAAGGAAGTGGATCTGCACGACTACGAGGGCAAAGTCGTCTTGATCGTCAATGTTGCCAGCAAGTGTGGTTACACCAAGCAATACGCCGGTTTGCAATCGCTGTACGAAGCTCACAAGGAAGACGGGTTGGTGATCCTCGGATTCCCATGCAACCAGTTTGGTTCGCAAGAACCAGGAACGAACTCGGACATCCTGGAATTCTGCAGTGCTCGGTTCAACGTCACCTTCCCAATGATGAGCAAGGTTGACGTCAATGGCGACGACGCGTCGCCTTTGTACAAGCAATTGACCAGCGTCGAATCCAAGCCTGCTGGCAAAGGCCCGATCAGTTGGAACTTCGAGAAGTTCTTGATCGGCCGCGATGGCCAAGTTGTTGGTCGCTACAAGTCGAAGGTGGCACCAGCCGACGACGAATTGGTTTCGGCGATCAAAGCCGCGCTGAAGGGCTAG
- a CDS encoding redox-sensing transcriptional repressor Rex has protein sequence MNTEHVPGDSGDAEETDRRAELSTPAVGRLSLYYRELHRLLASGETSTNSRDLGAMVNVSPAVVRRDLSSIGSIGRRGVGYDVAILAERIGAVLGSGVQWKAVLIGVGSLGNALLRYRGFERLGFSLAAAFDTDPAKYGHEVGGTTVRSLDDLEEVLSTAKPELAILAVPSEQASHVATRVLAGGIQGILNFAPTTLRVPSGTAIINVDLASELQQLAFRIQNR, from the coding sequence ATGAATACAGAGCATGTTCCAGGCGATTCGGGTGATGCCGAAGAGACCGATCGTAGGGCCGAATTGTCGACGCCCGCGGTGGGCCGATTGTCGCTTTACTACCGCGAATTGCACCGTTTGCTGGCTTCGGGAGAGACATCCACGAACAGCCGTGACCTGGGGGCAATGGTCAATGTTTCGCCCGCAGTGGTCCGGCGTGATCTCAGTTCGATTGGATCCATCGGCCGCCGAGGTGTCGGCTACGACGTGGCGATCTTGGCGGAACGAATCGGCGCTGTTTTGGGCTCCGGTGTGCAGTGGAAAGCCGTGCTGATCGGCGTTGGTTCCCTGGGCAACGCGTTGCTTCGATACCGTGGGTTCGAACGCCTTGGTTTTTCGCTTGCGGCGGCGTTTGATACCGATCCAGCGAAATACGGCCATGAAGTTGGCGGGACCACCGTCCGTTCGCTGGACGATTTGGAAGAAGTGCTCTCAACCGCGAAACCGGAACTGGCGATTTTGGCGGTGCCAAGCGAACAAGCCAGCCATGTGGCAACGCGAGTCCTGGCCGGCGGAATTCAGGGAATCCTCAATTTCGCTCCCACCACGCTTCGCGTGCCATCCGGCACCGCGATCATCAACGTCGACCTCGCCAGTGAGTTGCAGCAACTGGCGTTTCGAATTCAAAACCGCTGA
- a CDS encoding sulfatase yields the protein MFIRRIVGLGLLLSLLFSSQVSQGQETDASEGHQRKNVLFLISDDLNTRIGCYGDPIVKTPNIDRLAARGVLFQNAACQYPLCGPSRNSMLCGLYPDTTGIHGNAQIFRDSIPERWSLPQAFRLNGYFAGRVGKLYHYNVPKSVGTNGHDDPASWELELNPAGCDRLIEEPDIFTLRKNAFGGTLSWYASPRPDEAHTDGMLADDASWVLERCAKRNDRPFFLAVGFYRPHTPYVAPKEYFEPYKLEDMPLFDNVEEDNADVPPAALLSKKKEQDQLNDDLRRQAIQAYYASTTFMDAQVGKVLDTLKRTGLDKNTIVVFTSDHGYFLGEKGLWQKQALFDKVAGVPLIIAEPGRTEGAVATSPVGLVDLYPTLAELCEVPTQELMHGQSLVPMLEDPSESGRGYSMSMVARNDRQAKQRYYGYSIRTERYRLTRWDDGKRGIELYDHQNDPDEFTNLAHEDRKDDPNNAKVIRELTEQLNAEMAKGMPASGKRTEYKVGNWNPMLRIDN from the coding sequence ATGTTCATCAGGCGGATTGTTGGTCTTGGTCTTCTACTTAGTCTTCTCTTCAGCTCTCAGGTATCTCAGGGACAAGAAACGGATGCGAGCGAAGGCCACCAACGCAAGAACGTTCTGTTTCTCATATCCGATGACCTGAACACTCGCATCGGTTGCTATGGCGACCCGATTGTGAAAACACCCAACATCGATCGTTTGGCCGCTCGAGGTGTCCTGTTTCAAAACGCCGCGTGCCAATACCCGCTCTGCGGTCCTTCTCGAAACTCGATGCTGTGCGGGCTCTATCCCGACACCACCGGCATCCACGGCAACGCCCAAATTTTTCGCGACTCGATCCCCGAGCGTTGGTCGCTGCCGCAAGCCTTTCGATTGAACGGATATTTCGCGGGCCGCGTCGGAAAGCTGTATCACTACAACGTTCCCAAGTCAGTCGGCACGAATGGACACGACGATCCTGCATCCTGGGAATTGGAACTCAACCCAGCCGGTTGTGATCGATTGATCGAAGAACCGGATATCTTCACGCTCCGCAAAAATGCCTTTGGTGGAACGCTATCTTGGTACGCATCCCCACGCCCCGACGAAGCCCACACCGATGGCATGCTGGCGGATGATGCCTCTTGGGTTCTCGAACGATGTGCGAAACGCAACGACCGTCCGTTCTTTTTGGCGGTCGGCTTCTATCGGCCGCACACTCCTTATGTCGCACCGAAGGAATACTTCGAGCCGTACAAACTGGAGGACATGCCACTGTTCGACAACGTGGAGGAAGACAACGCCGACGTTCCTCCGGCGGCTTTGCTGAGCAAGAAGAAAGAACAAGACCAGCTGAATGACGACCTACGTCGCCAAGCGATCCAGGCTTACTACGCCAGCACCACTTTCATGGACGCACAAGTCGGCAAAGTTCTCGACACACTCAAACGAACCGGATTGGACAAGAACACCATCGTGGTCTTCACCAGCGATCACGGATACTTCCTCGGCGAAAAAGGTTTGTGGCAGAAGCAGGCCTTGTTCGACAAAGTCGCCGGTGTGCCATTGATCATCGCTGAACCAGGACGAACCGAAGGCGCCGTGGCAACATCGCCCGTGGGCTTGGTCGACTTGTACCCAACGCTGGCAGAACTGTGCGAGGTCCCCACCCAAGAACTGATGCACGGTCAATCGCTCGTGCCAATGCTGGAAGATCCTTCGGAATCGGGCCGCGGCTATTCCATGTCCATGGTTGCTCGCAACGATCGACAAGCCAAACAACGCTATTACGGCTATTCAATTCGAACAGAACGCTATCGGCTGACGCGTTGGGACGATGGCAAAAGAGGCATCGAACTGTACGACCACCAGAACGATCCCGATGAGTTCACTAACTTGGCTCACGAAGATCGAAAGGACGATCCCAACAACGCGAAAGTGATTCGTGAGTTGACCGAACAACTCAACGCGGAAATGGCAAAAGGAATGCCGGCCTCGGGCAAGCGAACGGAATACAAAGTTGGCAACTGGAATCCAATGCTCCGGATCGACAACTGA
- a CDS encoding RodZ family helix-turn-helix domain-containing protein — MKILSPIRNCPSTAKRLALSVTIAGSLFASGLAPSLAFAKRVDPALSGGISILVHRFDEDAAPIDPTPVVIDEVDTEADSDTPELSEENERSEKAEASDEPTSQKIIAIPGTHDSIPTVAIDAQPKADLPSVDLPNISPSSEDGIEADSGDLQLAAAEVDVAPSTSVRRTSSDFNEMLAAVAASTAAKIGIPLEQFLEPFAMIRTKAILPPVAGELDPAVEAKVADDEALAQAVALNRWWLDESKPEATTDEPVLQSQVVQKAVKPSPAPHKFTIDVREELAALAAEEPMDLSPSAVILPFIAKHDFSEPIAEAEAEMEVAIEPEVIEASTDELAGSSPVIVTLEEAYLPYDLNEGDVHEAQVVKSSPDCLLDEAVWQAEQLAVAAQRFSPRELGGLLADVSRRRSIIEADVLNVVADDLASMVATPVAMMLVDGEPVPQPVPDAEPDTVHSIDTMVVDGDVIPAPTPDSVPDELPNSAVIEIMLVDGDLVPAPTPDTAPDAVEPAPMTPTMLVDGDAIPAPTPDGIPNGIVSLDTATGIESIVAVDVVPESAYPKMNPGLDPASLEAETQLATRPEDENVQR; from the coding sequence ATGAAAATTCTTTCCCCCATTCGCAATTGTCCCAGCACCGCCAAACGCCTCGCTTTGTCGGTCACCATCGCCGGTTCGCTCTTCGCCTCGGGACTGGCACCCTCGCTCGCTTTCGCCAAGCGAGTTGACCCTGCTCTCTCCGGCGGCATCTCTATCCTCGTCCACCGCTTCGACGAAGACGCCGCCCCCATCGACCCGACGCCAGTCGTGATTGATGAAGTCGACACAGAAGCGGATTCCGACACACCCGAACTCAGCGAAGAAAACGAACGCAGCGAAAAAGCCGAAGCCAGCGACGAACCCACCTCACAAAAGATCATCGCGATTCCTGGCACGCACGATTCGATCCCAACCGTCGCGATCGACGCTCAACCCAAAGCCGACCTGCCCAGCGTTGATCTGCCCAACATCAGTCCGTCCAGCGAAGACGGAATCGAAGCGGACTCTGGCGACCTGCAACTAGCCGCAGCCGAAGTCGATGTGGCACCATCAACGAGCGTCCGACGCACATCGTCGGACTTCAACGAAATGCTGGCCGCCGTCGCCGCTTCCACCGCGGCCAAAATCGGAATCCCTTTGGAACAGTTCCTCGAACCGTTCGCGATGATCCGCACCAAAGCAATCTTGCCACCTGTCGCTGGCGAATTGGATCCAGCCGTCGAAGCAAAGGTCGCCGACGACGAAGCATTGGCCCAAGCAGTTGCACTGAACCGTTGGTGGTTGGATGAATCAAAGCCGGAAGCAACCACCGACGAACCAGTGCTGCAAAGCCAGGTCGTCCAAAAAGCGGTCAAACCATCACCCGCTCCTCACAAATTCACGATTGACGTTCGCGAAGAGTTGGCCGCGTTGGCTGCCGAAGAGCCGATGGATCTTAGCCCGTCCGCGGTGATCCTTCCCTTCATCGCCAAACACGACTTCTCCGAACCGATCGCTGAAGCGGAAGCCGAGATGGAAGTTGCTATCGAACCAGAAGTGATCGAAGCTTCGACGGATGAATTGGCTGGAAGCTCGCCAGTCATCGTGACACTGGAAGAAGCGTATTTGCCATACGACTTGAACGAAGGCGATGTCCACGAAGCTCAAGTCGTGAAGTCGTCGCCCGACTGCTTGCTCGACGAAGCGGTTTGGCAAGCCGAACAGTTGGCGGTTGCCGCACAACGCTTCTCACCACGTGAGCTGGGCGGTTTGCTGGCGGACGTTTCGCGTCGCCGTTCCATCATCGAAGCCGACGTGCTGAATGTTGTGGCCGATGACTTGGCCTCGATGGTAGCCACACCCGTCGCGATGATGCTGGTCGACGGTGAACCAGTTCCGCAACCGGTGCCGGACGCGGAACCAGACACCGTCCATTCGATCGACACAATGGTCGTCGATGGCGATGTCATCCCGGCTCCGACTCCTGATTCGGTTCCCGATGAGTTGCCCAACTCGGCAGTCATCGAAATCATGCTGGTCGATGGTGACTTGGTTCCCGCGCCGACACCCGACACCGCTCCCGATGCGGTTGAGCCAGCACCGATGACTCCGACCATGCTGGTCGATGGCGACGCGATTCCGGCACCAACGCCGGACGGAATTCCCAATGGCATCGTGAGCTTGGACACGGCCACCGGAATCGAATCGATTGTCGCCGTCGATGTGGTCCCCGAATCAGCCTATCCGAAAATGAATCCTGGTTTGGATCCCGCTTCGCTGGAAGCTGAGACTCAGTTGGCCACGCGTCCCGAAGACGAGAACGTGCAACGCTAG
- a CDS encoding DOMON domain-containing protein, translating to MPSFAALSGGPIFADVRIAWDVTGIGFHLLVNGKRQLPWCRETRLDESDGLHLWMDTRNSPNIHRATQHCHRFLWLPAGGGPKRERAVAAMVPINRARTNPKPVRPDSLKIHAIPRHDGYELSGLIPAEALTGYDPKDQSQIGFYYLVADRELGNQALTLSTDFPVAEDPSLWSEAALISS from the coding sequence GTGCCTTCGTTTGCCGCTCTATCAGGCGGTCCGATCTTCGCCGACGTTCGCATCGCGTGGGACGTGACCGGGATCGGATTTCATTTGCTGGTCAACGGGAAACGCCAACTGCCGTGGTGCCGCGAAACTCGATTGGACGAGAGCGATGGATTGCACCTTTGGATGGACACGCGGAACAGTCCCAATATTCACCGCGCAACTCAGCACTGTCACCGGTTCCTATGGTTGCCCGCCGGCGGTGGACCCAAGCGTGAGCGAGCCGTCGCGGCGATGGTGCCCATCAATCGAGCGCGAACCAACCCCAAACCGGTTCGGCCGGACTCGTTGAAGATTCACGCGATCCCGCGGCATGACGGGTACGAGTTGTCCGGATTGATTCCCGCCGAAGCGCTGACCGGTTACGACCCCAAGGATCAATCCCAGATCGGTTTCTACTATCTGGTTGCGGACCGGGAACTCGGTAACCAAGCGTTGACGCTCAGCACCGATTTCCCCGTTGCCGAAGACCCGTCGTTGTGGTCGGAGGCCGCTTTGATCTCGAGCTAA
- a CDS encoding S10 family peptidase: MNWKCLASLLMLFFVSTNAHADDAAASKDASAAEKPSDELADKFVTTEHSFSVAGETIDYTATAGRLVMQTDELDPKAEVFFVAYERKTDDATKRPLTFCFNGGPGSSSVWLHLGMLGPKIIRFPDDASLLSPPYHLDENHQSLLDITDLVFIDPVSTGYSRPAKDVNKSDFHGYNEDVRSVGQFIHDYTTLNERWLSPKLILGESYGGLRVAGLSGYLRDHYKMELNGAVVISGAINFQTLRFSPSNDVPDVCFLPTYTATAWYHKQLDDEMQSLPLAEVVAKSEKFAYQKYAPALLKGTGISKKERQRVAKELASLTGLSEAYLLSSNLKISMQRFGKELLRDEGLTVGRFDGRYTSIDRDSAGETPEFDASGAAIFGPFTACLNDYMHRDLEYKDRRVYEILTGNVHPWSYKPFEGRYVDASETLRGAMAANPSFKLFVACGYYDLATPHFAMEYTIDHMGLSPERSKNLTIKHYEGGHMMYVHEPSLKQLRQDLVEFYDGAVGQPAE, translated from the coding sequence ATGAATTGGAAATGTCTCGCAAGCCTATTGATGCTGTTCTTCGTCAGCACAAACGCTCACGCCGATGACGCAGCGGCCTCGAAGGACGCTTCGGCGGCGGAGAAACCGAGCGATGAACTGGCCGATAAGTTTGTCACGACGGAGCACTCATTCAGCGTCGCCGGAGAGACGATCGACTACACCGCCACGGCGGGCCGCTTGGTCATGCAAACCGACGAACTCGATCCAAAGGCGGAAGTGTTCTTCGTCGCGTACGAACGGAAAACGGACGACGCCACCAAACGGCCACTCACGTTTTGCTTCAACGGCGGACCGGGATCGTCTTCTGTTTGGTTGCATCTGGGGATGTTGGGGCCAAAGATCATCCGGTTCCCCGATGACGCTTCGTTGCTGAGTCCGCCTTACCATCTCGACGAGAACCATCAAAGCCTGCTCGATATCACCGATCTGGTTTTCATCGACCCCGTCAGCACTGGGTACAGCCGCCCGGCGAAAGACGTCAACAAGAGTGACTTCCATGGCTACAACGAAGACGTCCGCAGCGTTGGACAATTCATTCACGACTACACGACTTTGAATGAACGTTGGTTGTCGCCCAAATTGATCCTTGGTGAGAGTTACGGCGGGCTTCGCGTTGCCGGACTCAGCGGCTACTTGCGGGACCACTACAAAATGGAACTCAACGGTGCCGTCGTGATCTCCGGCGCAATCAACTTTCAAACGCTTCGGTTCTCGCCCAGCAACGATGTTCCCGATGTTTGTTTTCTACCGACTTACACCGCGACGGCTTGGTACCACAAACAACTCGATGACGAAATGCAATCACTTCCGCTGGCAGAAGTCGTCGCGAAATCGGAGAAGTTTGCCTATCAGAAATACGCTCCCGCGTTGCTGAAGGGCACCGGAATCAGCAAGAAAGAACGCCAACGTGTCGCCAAGGAACTCGCAAGCCTCACGGGCCTCTCAGAAGCGTACTTGTTGTCGTCGAATCTCAAGATTTCGATGCAACGGTTCGGCAAAGAACTGCTTCGCGATGAAGGTTTGACCGTCGGGCGATTCGATGGTCGCTACACGAGCATCGACCGAGATTCAGCCGGTGAAACGCCCGAGTTCGATGCCAGTGGCGCTGCGATCTTCGGCCCCTTCACGGCTTGCTTGAATGACTACATGCATCGCGATTTGGAATACAAAGACCGCCGCGTCTACGAAATCCTGACCGGCAACGTGCACCCGTGGAGCTACAAACCGTTCGAAGGCCGCTACGTCGACGCATCGGAAACGCTTCGCGGCGCGATGGCCGCCAACCCTTCGTTCAAGCTATTCGTTGCTTGTGGTTACTACGACCTCGCGACACCACACTTCGCGATGGAGTACACGATCGATCACATGGGGTTGTCGCCCGAACGCAGCAAAAACCTGACGATCAAGCACTACGAAGGTGGGCACATGATGTACGTCCACGAACCGTCGCTCAAGCAATTGCGACAGGACCTGGTTGAGTTCTACGACGGCGCCGTCGGCCAACCAGCCGAGTAA